The following proteins are co-located in the Pyrobaculum calidifontis JCM 11548 genome:
- a CDS encoding ribonuclease P protein subunit: MSPRCLDLLGREVSTYKCSYKVRGVVVGETYNTFLVLSGGRVVTVPKAPCHFYIHDIGKLVNGIYLVGYRDRRLFTCGLL, translated from the coding sequence TTGAGCCCCCGTTGTCTAGACCTATTGGGGAGAGAAGTTTCCACATACAAGTGCTCCTACAAAGTCAGGGGCGTGGTGGTTGGGGAGACTTACAACACCTTCCTAGTGCTTAGCGGCGGTAGAGTTGTGACAGTGCCAAAGGCCCCGTGCCACTTCTATATACACGACATTGGAAAACTTGTGAACGGGATCTACCTAGTGGGGTACAGAGATAGGCGGCTTTTTACCTGTGGCTTGCTTTAA
- the rpmC gene encoding 50S ribosomal protein L29, translating to MSERKLKPKALREMSPEERRELLNQLRAELVKLQTQRSRGFVEKPGRIRQVRRMIARILTIERELAKAGARAEKGGAKA from the coding sequence ATGTCTGAGAGAAAGCTCAAGCCCAAGGCCTTGAGAGAGATGTCGCCAGAGGAGCGGAGGGAGCTCTTGAATCAGCTTAGGGCAGAGCTTGTAAAACTACAGACACAAAGGTCAAGAGGGTTCGTCGAAAAGCCCGGACGCATTAGGCAAGTTAGGAGGATGATCGCCAGGATTTTGACTATTGAGAGAGAACTGGCGAAGGCGGGCGCGCGAGCGGAGAAGGGCGGCGCTAAGGCTTGA
- a CDS encoding 30S ribosomal protein S3 — protein sequence MSTAQRRLPVYKKILEENKKKWMIKEFLEYRLAKYGYIDSEILKTPLGTRIVIYAERPSRIIGRKGAIVKEVSSILANKLGVENPQIDVIDVSKIEAPELFPKVVAYRIANAMARGVRFRRVMFVAVRQLMEAGAKGFEIVVSGKLSTERAKFEKITYGKLYKIGYDAKNRVRRAVVHVLLKPGIYGIEVRITPATLRYSDEYKIKPPTRPEAAAQ from the coding sequence ATGTCTACTGCGCAGAGGAGGTTGCCCGTCTACAAGAAGATCTTGGAGGAGAATAAGAAGAAGTGGATGATTAAGGAGTTCCTGGAGTACAGGCTTGCGAAATACGGCTACATAGACTCCGAGATTTTGAAGACTCCTCTTGGCACGCGTATTGTCATATATGCCGAGAGGCCTTCCAGGATTATAGGGAGGAAAGGCGCCATAGTGAAAGAGGTTAGTAGCATTTTGGCTAATAAGCTAGGCGTGGAGAATCCACAGATCGACGTAATAGACGTCTCCAAGATAGAGGCCCCAGAGCTGTTTCCCAAGGTCGTTGCGTATAGAATTGCCAACGCCATGGCTAGGGGGGTTAGATTTAGGCGCGTCATGTTTGTGGCAGTTAGACAGCTCATGGAGGCCGGGGCCAAGGGCTTTGAAATTGTGGTCAGCGGAAAGCTCTCCACCGAGAGGGCCAAGTTTGAAAAAATTACGTACGGCAAGTTGTATAAGATAGGGTATGATGCGAAGAACCGGGTGAGGAGGGCTGTTGTGCACGTCCTCCTGAAGCCTGGCATATACGGCATAGAGGTCAGAATTACGCCAGCGACGCTTCGGTACTCCGACGAGTATAAGATAAAGCCGCCTACGAGGCCGGAGGCCGCCGCCCAATAA
- a CDS encoding HAD family hydrolase: MATVLVDLDGTLIPLDAWEPVFLEVCERIARQVGATAEEVWKRARRRNLELMRAFAVEAFDWQSLFRSVAEELGAREVPDLVEVLYKHIHTFRVNRGAFEALRRLREAGHRVEIATNGLAVYQMVVIKHLGLDGLIDGVRTSDRFGCPKTCPQYFQGADVMVGDNAVFDVYFPQRFGLLTIFYGDWDRAARVYGERLGVDLTSTRPDAEIDSLEELPEAVETVLKRRLSKG; encoded by the coding sequence ATGGCTACTGTCCTAGTGGACTTGGATGGGACGCTCATCCCGCTCGACGCTTGGGAGCCCGTGTTTTTAGAAGTATGCGAGAGGATTGCCCGCCAGGTGGGGGCCACGGCTGAGGAGGTGTGGAAGAGGGCGCGGCGCAGGAATCTAGAACTTATGAGGGCCTTCGCCGTGGAGGCCTTTGACTGGCAGAGCTTGTTTCGCTCTGTGGCAGAGGAGCTGGGGGCACGGGAGGTGCCAGACTTGGTGGAGGTCTTGTACAAACACATCCACACGTTTAGGGTGAATAGGGGGGCATTTGAGGCGTTGCGCAGGCTTAGGGAGGCTGGCCACAGGGTCGAAATTGCTACCAACGGCCTTGCTGTTTATCAAATGGTGGTTATTAAACACCTCGGCTTAGACGGGCTGATAGATGGCGTCAGGACGTCGGACCGCTTTGGCTGCCCTAAGACGTGCCCTCAATACTTCCAAGGCGCCGATGTAATGGTAGGCGACAACGCCGTCTTTGACGTATATTTCCCGCAACGCTTCGGCCTCTTGACTATCTTCTACGGAGATTGGGACAGGGCGGCGCGGGTATACGGCGAGAGACTTGGCGTCGACCTCACCTCTACGAGGCCCGACGCGGAGATAGACTCGCTGGAGGAGTTGCCTGAGGCTGTGGAGACGGTGCTTAAGAGGAGGCTCAGCAAGGGGTGA
- a CDS encoding geranylgeranylglycerol-phosphate geranylgeranyltransferase: protein MGLWRLIRGEHGVLAALASTASYMVAGGRSLEAVALLAVSTFLAEAGLFAHNDLANLEEDRVNRPGAPLVTGEVGLGAARAVAYGSLSAGALAAALLGLLPLVIYLSAAILGTAYNAKLKRVPFLGNFIVAFLTSMTYIYGMAAAGGFSPVLALLFASSLVANLGREFVKTAIDVEGDLRAGVRTAASLLGPERAAKLGASVTALSAAIGLWLVAAALDSRLYILATGAAATSVLLLYFSASAWRGAWERYRRGTLAAFGVTLVALVVEALWLLS from the coding sequence CTGGGATTGTGGAGACTCATCAGGGGGGAGCACGGGGTTTTAGCCGCCTTAGCCTCCACAGCCTCTTACATGGTCGCGGGCGGCAGGAGCCTTGAGGCAGTTGCGCTGTTGGCAGTCTCCACGTTTTTAGCTGAGGCGGGGTTGTTTGCCCACAACGACTTGGCCAACTTGGAGGAGGACAGGGTCAATAGGCCGGGGGCTCCTCTGGTGACAGGTGAGGTGGGCTTGGGCGCGGCCAGGGCTGTGGCGTACGGCTCGCTTTCTGCAGGCGCGCTGGCCGCGGCTCTGCTGGGCCTTCTGCCGCTTGTCATCTACTTATCTGCGGCAATCCTCGGCACGGCCTACAACGCCAAGCTGAAGCGCGTGCCCTTTTTGGGCAACTTCATCGTGGCGTTTTTGACCTCTATGACTTATATCTATGGGATGGCGGCGGCTGGGGGCTTTTCGCCTGTGTTGGCGCTCCTCTTTGCCTCTTCGCTTGTGGCAAATTTGGGCAGGGAGTTTGTGAAAACGGCCATTGACGTTGAGGGCGACCTGAGGGCCGGGGTTAGGACCGCCGCCTCTCTGCTGGGGCCGGAGAGGGCCGCCAAGCTGGGGGCGTCTGTGACCGCGCTGTCGGCGGCGATTGGGCTGTGGCTGGTGGCCGCGGCTCTTGACTCGCGGTTGTACATTTTGGCAACTGGCGCCGCGGCGACTTCGGTCTTGCTCCTCTACTTCTCCGCCTCTGCGTGGAGGGGGGCTTGGGAGAGGTACAGGAGGGGCACCCTCGCGGCGTTTGGCGTCACACTAGTGGCGCTGGTCGTGGAGGCTCTATGGCTACTGTCCTAG
- a CDS encoding 50S ribosomal protein L22, with translation MPHFHYSLTDEQAAELVFKKYGVRITPEQIAKAYAPEQRMSWKKSVEVARFIKGMTLKQAKAWLEDVVKLKRPIPIKTFKKKQAHHATPWEGWPVAKWPVKVAKRYLQLLENLENNAKFKGLDVERLVIIHAAAHKGIKIPNIMPRAFGRATPFNEETVNVEIVAAELPKEVVPKRYKLNLVKR, from the coding sequence GTGCCCCACTTCCACTACTCTCTGACAGACGAACAAGCGGCAGAGCTGGTGTTTAAGAAGTACGGAGTAAGAATAACCCCAGAGCAGATAGCCAAGGCCTACGCCCCTGAGCAGAGAATGTCATGGAAAAAGAGCGTGGAAGTGGCCAGGTTTATCAAAGGGATGACTCTTAAACAGGCAAAGGCGTGGCTAGAGGACGTGGTAAAGCTAAAGAGACCAATCCCTATAAAGACATTCAAAAAGAAGCAGGCCCACCACGCAACGCCCTGGGAGGGGTGGCCAGTGGCCAAGTGGCCCGTAAAAGTGGCCAAGAGATACCTCCAACTCCTCGAAAACCTAGAAAACAACGCCAAGTTCAAAGGCCTCGACGTAGAGCGCCTAGTCATTATCCACGCCGCCGCCCACAAGGGGATAAAAATCCCCAACATCATGCCGCGTGCCTTCGGTAGAGCAACACCATTCAACGAGGAGACAGTAAACGTGGAGATAGTAGCCGCAGAGCTCCCCAAGGAGGTTGTGCCAAAACGCTACAAGCTAAACCTAGTAAAACGCTAG
- a CDS encoding mechanosensitive ion channel family protein — protein MLLQFGIDWNQLLQNAIYYGVQALIAIGIIVIAWVVGIILGKAVNRLVERTGLEKAFDKTDVGKAFRAAGVDLSNLVGMLVTAFVIVIGIVIALDYLKIGGEAGRIVADVARYLPRLIGGIILLSVGIILVAILTDYIGKLLTGLFPQQFVEIGEMLRNLLLIGLVALIVSIALDLMLFTGPLVYPLILGTVIIGAGIFIGHTIVRNIVEDHPEFAGVAPYAKFLVYLVFLMVGLGAIFAEFPQTAHVVQNVAWGVAIAVGILLAPVIYTLAKRMVEEAKK, from the coding sequence ATGTTGCTACAGTTCGGAATTGACTGGAACCAGTTATTGCAAAACGCTATTTACTACGGAGTGCAAGCCCTTATTGCTATAGGTATAATTGTAATTGCGTGGGTTGTGGGGATTATATTGGGGAAGGCGGTTAATCGGCTTGTGGAAAGGACGGGGCTTGAGAAGGCTTTTGACAAGACTGATGTGGGTAAGGCGTTTAGGGCTGCTGGTGTAGATTTGTCGAATTTGGTGGGCATGTTGGTGACCGCTTTTGTTATTGTGATTGGTATTGTGATTGCATTGGATTATCTTAAGATTGGAGGAGAGGCGGGCAGAATTGTCGCAGATGTGGCTAGGTATTTGCCTAGGCTGATTGGCGGCATTATTCTGCTGAGCGTTGGCATAATTCTCGTTGCCATTCTTACTGACTATATTGGGAAGTTGCTTACTGGCTTGTTCCCCCAGCAGTTTGTGGAGATTGGGGAGATGTTGAGGAACTTGTTGCTGATCGGCCTCGTGGCGTTGATCGTCTCTATCGCGCTGGACTTGATGCTGTTTACTGGTCCGCTTGTCTACCCGCTTATTCTTGGCACCGTCATTATTGGCGCTGGGATATTCATTGGGCACACTATTGTGCGTAACATCGTGGAGGATCACCCAGAGTTCGCTGGGGTGGCTCCGTATGCCAAGTTCTTGGTGTACTTAGTGTTTCTGATGGTGGGTCTTGGGGCTATATTTGCCGAGTTTCCGCAGACCGCGCACGTTGTTCAGAACGTTGCCTGGGGCGTGGCTATTGCGGTGGGCATATTGCTGGCGCCGGTGATATACACGTTGGCTAAGCGAATGGTAGAGGAGGCCAAGAAGTAA
- a CDS encoding thiamine pyrophosphate-dependent enzyme, whose product MKIQLKPQDYAVNRPPIWCPGCGDYGILEALRRALAELSVPNHEVVVVSGIGCSSQLPHFMKTYGIHGIHGRAVAIATGVKLANPRLKVVVVGGDGDGYGIGLNHMIHAARRNVGLTYIVSNNQVYGLTTGQMSPTTLRGVKTKTTPFGAIDEPVNPLALALAAGATFVARGFSGDIAHLTTVIKKALTHRGFALVDVLSPCVTFNRINTYDWFRARVYKLEEAGHDPSNYYEAYKRALEWPTLDPYGKIPIGIFYATEDKPTYEEEWVKLLGGAPIDQKLQPNPAEVLKAFQ is encoded by the coding sequence ATGAAGATACAGCTAAAGCCCCAGGACTACGCCGTCAATAGGCCGCCCATCTGGTGCCCCGGCTGCGGAGACTACGGCATATTAGAGGCGCTTAGGAGGGCCCTGGCGGAGCTCTCTGTGCCAAACCACGAGGTAGTCGTGGTCTCAGGCATAGGCTGCAGCTCGCAACTACCCCACTTCATGAAGACGTACGGCATACACGGCATACACGGGAGAGCAGTGGCCATAGCCACAGGCGTTAAACTGGCAAATCCAAGGCTCAAGGTAGTCGTGGTAGGCGGAGACGGAGACGGCTATGGAATTGGGCTAAACCACATGATACACGCCGCCAGGCGCAACGTGGGGCTGACGTACATAGTGTCCAACAACCAGGTATACGGACTCACCACTGGCCAAATGTCGCCAACCACTCTGAGAGGCGTGAAGACTAAGACGACGCCCTTCGGCGCAATAGACGAGCCGGTAAACCCACTCGCACTGGCCCTAGCCGCCGGGGCCACCTTCGTGGCAAGAGGATTCAGCGGAGACATCGCCCACTTGACCACAGTGATTAAAAAGGCCCTAACCCACAGAGGCTTCGCGCTAGTAGACGTCCTAAGCCCCTGCGTCACTTTCAACAGAATAAACACATACGACTGGTTCAGAGCCCGCGTGTACAAGCTAGAGGAGGCGGGCCACGACCCCTCCAACTACTACGAGGCCTACAAACGGGCACTTGAGTGGCCAACCCTGGACCCCTACGGAAAAATCCCAATAGGCATCTTCTACGCCACAGAAGACAAGCCCACCTATGAGGAGGAGTGGGTAAAACTGCTGGGCGGCGCCCCAATAGACCAAAAACTTCAGCCAAATCCCGCGGAGGTACTGAAGGCGTTTCAATAG
- a CDS encoding 2-oxoacid:acceptor oxidoreductase subunit alpha: MDLTIRISGAQGEGVETVGRLLAKSFAQLGYHVFAYRQYGSIIKGNPTMFYQVRVSDEKIYSHGTWRSYDVLVALNDKALQAHRGGARHVISESEIPFTEIAVKHGDRIMRNTAALGALAALIGMELTPIEGVIRREFGERGEKIAEANIAVLRAAYDAALKRLGSVYEVKRVGEPRVLMSGAEALAVGAVMSGMKFYAAYPMTPASPILHWLAEWGPKFGVAVVQPEDEIAAINMAIGAAYAGVRAAVGTSGGGFDLMHEAFGLAAMIETPLVVFLAQRGGPSTGVPTETEQSDLLMALSPSHGEYPHVVIAPRWIEEGLYATAKAFNIAEKYQVPVIVLVDLYFTESLATVEFDPHRFKIERGELLQGPLVWEEYKRYKIAESGVSPRALPGTPGGMHIATSDEHDERGDVITDTHQPAIRKAMHQKRMVKLTKIVEEMEPPMIQEGDVVALAWGSTAMPLLDYAKGRKVGLALFRDLYPLSVDGWAQRLNEAKEVVAVELNYRGQFAEYLASKGVKVTRRVLKWWGEPFSIDELGEWL; encoded by the coding sequence GTGGATTTGACGATTCGGATAAGTGGGGCACAAGGAGAGGGCGTCGAAACAGTCGGAAGACTCTTGGCCAAAAGCTTTGCCCAGTTGGGGTACCACGTATTCGCCTACAGGCAGTACGGATCCATCATAAAGGGCAACCCCACCATGTTTTACCAAGTGAGAGTGTCCGACGAGAAGATATATAGCCACGGCACGTGGCGCAGCTACGACGTACTAGTCGCCCTAAACGACAAGGCGCTACAGGCGCACAGAGGTGGGGCCAGGCACGTGATCTCGGAATCTGAAATACCCTTCACGGAAATCGCGGTTAAGCACGGCGACAGAATCATGAGAAACACAGCGGCGCTTGGAGCACTGGCGGCCCTCATAGGCATGGAGCTGACGCCCATCGAGGGCGTCATAAGGAGGGAGTTCGGCGAGAGGGGGGAGAAGATAGCTGAGGCAAACATAGCCGTATTGAGGGCCGCCTACGACGCCGCACTAAAGAGGCTGGGGTCTGTCTACGAGGTGAAAAGAGTAGGCGAGCCCAGGGTGTTGATGTCCGGGGCCGAGGCGCTTGCCGTCGGCGCCGTTATGTCCGGCATGAAGTTCTACGCCGCGTATCCCATGACCCCGGCCAGCCCCATCTTGCACTGGCTGGCGGAGTGGGGGCCCAAATTCGGCGTAGCGGTAGTACAGCCCGAGGACGAAATTGCGGCAATAAACATGGCCATAGGGGCCGCTTATGCGGGAGTCAGAGCCGCGGTGGGCACCTCCGGCGGCGGCTTCGACCTAATGCACGAGGCCTTTGGACTCGCCGCCATGATTGAGACGCCTCTCGTCGTCTTTCTCGCGCAGAGGGGCGGGCCCAGCACTGGTGTGCCCACTGAGACTGAGCAGTCTGACTTGCTCATGGCGCTCTCCCCCTCGCACGGGGAGTACCCCCACGTGGTCATAGCGCCGAGGTGGATAGAGGAGGGGCTCTACGCCACCGCCAAAGCCTTTAACATAGCCGAGAAGTACCAAGTGCCTGTGATCGTGCTCGTGGACTTGTACTTCACAGAGTCGCTGGCAACCGTGGAGTTCGACCCCCACAGGTTCAAAATTGAGAGGGGGGAGCTACTGCAGGGGCCCCTGGTGTGGGAGGAGTACAAGAGGTACAAGATAGCGGAGAGCGGAGTCTCCCCGAGGGCCCTCCCGGGCACCCCCGGGGGCATGCACATAGCCACAAGCGACGAGCACGACGAGCGCGGCGACGTGATTACAGACACCCACCAGCCTGCCATAAGAAAGGCCATGCACCAAAAGCGCATGGTCAAGCTGACCAAGATCGTGGAAGAGATGGAGCCGCCGATGATACAAGAGGGGGACGTAGTGGCGCTGGCTTGGGGATCCACCGCCATGCCCCTCCTAGACTACGCAAAGGGGAGAAAGGTGGGCCTGGCGCTGTTCAGAGACCTCTACCCGCTGAGCGTCGACGGGTGGGCGCAACGGCTAAACGAGGCAAAGGAGGTGGTGGCCGTCGAACTAAACTACAGGGGGCAGTTCGCCGAGTATCTGGCAAGCAAAGGCGTCAAAGTGACTAGGCGCGTGTTAAAGTGGTGGGGAGAGCCCTTTAGCATAGACGAGCTGGGCGAGTGGCTATGA
- a CDS encoding citrate synthase/methylcitrate synthase, which translates to MSEQKVCIETSGKILQSPCGPIIHGLEDVLVKTTSITDIDGDRGILWIRGYRVEELAAHGSYEEVAYLILRGRLPNRRELQEFSERLKASRELSPAAVEVLRSLAKAHPMFALEAAVAAEGAFDEDNLKLAEALRAGRYKEEEKALAVKVAEKLVAKIPTMIAYHYRFSRGLELVRPRHDLSHAANFLYMMFGREPDPLAVRGIDLYLILHSDHEVPASTFTALVVASTLSDMYSAVAAAVGALKGPLHGGANEAAVKSYLQIGDPSKAKEVVEAATKPGGPKLMGVGHRVYKAYDPRAKIFREFSQEYVKKFGDPQKLYAIAEAIEREVLSSPYFQQRRLYPNVDFWSGIAFYYMGVPYEYFTPIFAASRVVGWVAHILEYWENNRIFRPRACYMGPHDVPYVPIDQRS; encoded by the coding sequence ATGAGTGAGCAGAAGGTGTGTATAGAAACGTCTGGTAAAATTCTCCAGTCTCCATGTGGGCCGATTATCCACGGCTTAGAGGATGTTTTAGTAAAGACGACGTCTATTACGGACATCGATGGGGACAGGGGTATCCTGTGGATTAGGGGTTACAGGGTGGAGGAGCTGGCCGCGCATGGTAGCTACGAGGAGGTGGCATATCTGATTCTGCGCGGCAGACTGCCTAATAGGAGGGAGTTGCAGGAGTTCTCTGAGCGGCTGAAGGCGAGCCGGGAGCTGAGCCCAGCCGCTGTGGAGGTGTTGAGGTCTTTGGCCAAGGCGCATCCCATGTTTGCCCTAGAGGCGGCGGTGGCCGCCGAGGGGGCCTTTGATGAAGACAACCTGAAGCTGGCCGAGGCGTTGAGGGCTGGGCGTTATAAAGAGGAGGAGAAGGCGCTTGCTGTAAAAGTGGCTGAGAAGCTTGTGGCTAAGATTCCCACGATGATAGCGTATCACTACAGGTTTTCGCGCGGGCTTGAGCTTGTGAGGCCTAGGCATGACCTTTCTCATGCCGCAAACTTCCTCTACATGATGTTTGGGAGAGAGCCTGACCCGCTGGCTGTCCGCGGCATAGATCTATACCTGATACTGCACTCGGACCACGAGGTTCCAGCAAGCACCTTCACCGCGCTGGTTGTTGCCTCCACGTTGTCGGACATGTACTCGGCAGTTGCCGCGGCTGTGGGGGCCCTGAAGGGGCCTTTGCATGGGGGCGCCAACGAGGCGGCGGTGAAGAGCTATTTACAGATAGGCGACCCCTCTAAGGCAAAGGAGGTGGTTGAGGCGGCCACAAAGCCTGGGGGGCCTAAGCTAATGGGCGTTGGACACCGGGTGTATAAGGCGTATGACCCCCGCGCCAAAATATTCAGGGAGTTTAGCCAGGAGTATGTGAAAAAGTTCGGCGACCCCCAGAAGCTCTACGCCATCGCTGAGGCTATAGAGCGCGAGGTGCTTTCGTCGCCGTACTTCCAGCAGAGGCGGCTTTATCCCAATGTCGACTTCTGGTCGGGGATAGCGTTCTACTACATGGGGGTGCCCTACGAGTATTTCACGCCCATATTCGCGGCCTCGAGGGTCGTGGGTTGGGTTGCCCACATATTGGAGTACTGGGAGAACAACAGAATATTTAGGCCGAGGGCTTGCTACATGGGCCCCCACGACGTGCCCTATGTGCCAATAGACCAGAGAAGCTAA
- a CDS encoding NAD(P)-dependent malic enzyme: MADKWYRLSVEVHKKYGGKIAVMPKVPIRSMDDFAIYYTPGIAEVSRRIHEEPDLSFELTSRWNVIGVITDGTRVLGLGNIGPEAAYPVMEGKALIFKYLGGVDAIPLPIRVKTPEEFLFVAQALEPALGGINLEDIESPKCFYLLEELRKRVKIPVWHDDQQGTATATLAALINALKIVGKKISDVTIALIGAGASNIYTANILIKYGAKPGNLIMVDSRGILHPEREDIDKMMIENPWKYKYAIETNAERRKGGIPEAMKGVDVVIAASRPGPGVIKKEWVASMNKDAIVFALANPVPEIWPWEAKEAGARIVATGRSDFPNQVNNSLIFPAVFRGALDVRATTITDEMLIAAAEEVAKFAEERGINEEYIIPKMTEWEVYVREAAAVAATASAQRVARIPKSYKEELEHAREIIGKNIRLVELLMKEGIIA; this comes from the coding sequence ATGGCAGATAAGTGGTATCGACTTTCAGTCGAAGTACACAAGAAGTACGGAGGCAAAATCGCCGTGATGCCCAAGGTCCCTATAAGATCTATGGACGATTTTGCAATTTACTACACACCTGGCATCGCAGAGGTGTCAAGACGGATACACGAAGAGCCCGACCTCTCATTTGAGCTAACCTCCCGGTGGAACGTCATCGGCGTTATAACCGACGGCACCAGGGTACTGGGGCTGGGCAACATAGGGCCAGAGGCCGCGTACCCAGTTATGGAGGGAAAGGCACTTATATTTAAATACCTCGGAGGCGTTGACGCAATACCCCTACCTATCAGAGTTAAGACCCCAGAAGAGTTCCTCTTTGTTGCACAAGCGCTAGAGCCCGCGTTGGGGGGCATAAACCTTGAGGATATAGAATCCCCCAAGTGTTTCTACCTCCTAGAAGAGCTTAGGAAGAGGGTAAAGATCCCAGTGTGGCACGACGATCAGCAAGGCACGGCGACGGCGACTTTGGCCGCGTTAATAAATGCGCTTAAGATCGTGGGAAAGAAGATAAGCGACGTCACCATAGCCCTCATTGGGGCCGGCGCCTCGAATATATACACTGCGAACATTTTGATAAAATATGGCGCAAAGCCGGGCAACCTCATCATGGTAGACAGCAGGGGCATACTACACCCAGAGAGAGAAGACATAGACAAGATGATGATTGAAAACCCGTGGAAGTACAAGTACGCAATTGAGACAAACGCCGAGAGGAGGAAGGGCGGCATACCAGAGGCCATGAAAGGCGTCGACGTGGTAATAGCCGCCTCGCGGCCGGGCCCTGGAGTAATTAAGAAGGAGTGGGTCGCCTCAATGAACAAAGACGCGATAGTCTTCGCCTTGGCAAACCCAGTCCCAGAGATATGGCCATGGGAGGCAAAGGAGGCTGGAGCAAGGATTGTGGCCACTGGCAGAAGCGATTTTCCAAACCAAGTCAACAACTCCCTCATATTCCCAGCCGTCTTCAGAGGAGCCCTAGACGTAAGAGCCACCACAATCACAGACGAGATGCTAATAGCGGCGGCCGAGGAAGTGGCAAAATTCGCAGAGGAGAGGGGGATAAATGAGGAGTACATAATACCCAAGATGACCGAGTGGGAGGTCTACGTGCGAGAGGCTGCCGCCGTCGCTGCCACGGCCTCTGCCCAGAGAGTAGCCAGAATCCCAAAGTCCTACAAAGAAGAGCTTGAACACGCCAGAGAGATAATAGGGAAAAACATACGCCTTGTAGAACTGTTGATGAAAGAGGGGATTATAGCTTAG
- a CDS encoding iron-containing alcohol dehydrogenase — translation MKKVERFEVPRTIIFGPGALEKTPEVIPPSGRVLIITGKSSTRKYAERVAELLKQNCEIISYDQVELEKPGFDLVIGIGGGRPLDMAKVYSYIHKKPFVAIPTSASHDGIASPYVSFSLTQRFSKYGKISSSPVAIIADTSIILSAPSRLLKAGIGDLLGKIIAVRDWQLAHRLKGEEYSEYAAHLSLTSYKIAVGNAQKIKNFIREEDVRVLVKALIGCGVAMGIAGSSRPCSGSEHLFAHAIEVRVEKEDEVVHGELVALGTIIMAYLHGINWRRIKRIADIIGLPTSLRQANIDVDLALEALTTAHTLRPDRYTILGDGLSREAAKRALEDVELI, via the coding sequence GTGAAAAAGGTTGAGCGATTTGAAGTACCTAGGACCATAATATTTGGACCCGGCGCCTTAGAGAAGACGCCAGAGGTAATACCCCCCTCCGGCAGAGTACTCATTATCACTGGGAAATCCTCCACGCGTAAATACGCCGAGCGAGTGGCAGAGCTGTTAAAGCAAAACTGTGAAATAATCAGCTACGACCAAGTCGAGCTGGAGAAGCCCGGCTTCGACCTAGTAATAGGAATAGGAGGAGGGAGGCCGTTGGACATGGCAAAGGTGTACTCCTACATACATAAGAAGCCGTTTGTAGCAATTCCCACGTCCGCCAGCCACGACGGAATTGCTTCTCCATACGTCTCCTTCTCTCTTACACAGCGCTTCTCGAAATACGGCAAAATATCCTCCTCCCCCGTGGCAATAATAGCAGACACATCCATCATACTAAGTGCGCCATCGCGGCTTCTAAAGGCTGGCATAGGCGACCTCTTGGGAAAAATTATTGCAGTTAGAGATTGGCAACTTGCCCATAGGCTAAAGGGCGAGGAGTACAGTGAATATGCGGCACACCTGTCTCTCACAAGCTACAAGATAGCGGTAGGAAACGCCCAGAAGATAAAAAACTTCATCCGCGAAGAAGACGTCAGAGTCCTTGTAAAGGCCCTCATCGGCTGCGGAGTCGCAATGGGGATAGCCGGCTCGTCAAGGCCTTGTAGCGGCTCTGAACACCTCTTTGCCCACGCAATAGAGGTGAGAGTTGAGAAAGAAGACGAGGTTGTACACGGAGAATTAGTGGCCCTTGGCACAATTATCATGGCCTATCTACACGGCATAAACTGGAGACGCATCAAGAGGATAGCGGACATAATAGGCCTCCCTACGTCACTACGTCAGGCGAATATAGACGTGGATCTAGCCCTAGAGGCCTTGACCACCGCCCACACCCTCAGACCAGATAGATATACTATACTCGGGGACGGCCTCAGTAGAGAAGCCGCCAAGAGGGCGCTGGAGGACGTGGAACTTATATAA